From a single Fusobacterium ulcerans ATCC 49185 genomic region:
- a CDS encoding gamma-glutamyl-gamma-aminobutyrate hydrolase family protein, with protein sequence MKPIIVISASYNLKNSEKKYFLHDSYVKAIRAAGGIPLLIPITADVEEIKKYIYICDGLILPGGEDVSPIFLKENPIRKIGMISLERDSFEFELLKEAKIQNKPVLGICKGCQLIALDSGGKIYQDIYSQCEQTFEHSQSESQLSEFFHTVLLEKDSFLYKIFGKEKIWVNSWHHQAVKSVGNKLKIISKAEDGIIEGIESTEQMIFGVQWHPELLFEKYPEQLLIYKYFIKTCKKNLN encoded by the coding sequence ATGAAGCCTATTATAGTAATAAGTGCATCTTATAATTTAAAAAATTCAGAAAAAAAATATTTTCTTCATGATAGTTATGTTAAAGCTATTAGAGCAGCTGGTGGAATACCTCTTTTAATTCCTATTACAGCTGATGTAGAAGAAATAAAAAAATATATATATATCTGTGATGGTCTTATTCTTCCTGGTGGAGAAGATGTTTCTCCTATATTTTTAAAAGAAAATCCCATTAGAAAAATTGGAATGATATCATTAGAGCGAGATTCATTTGAATTTGAACTCTTAAAAGAAGCTAAAATACAAAATAAACCCGTTTTAGGAATATGTAAAGGATGTCAACTAATTGCTCTGGACAGTGGTGGAAAAATATATCAAGATATATATTCTCAATGTGAACAAACATTTGAACATAGCCAGTCTGAATCCCAATTAAGTGAATTTTTTCATACAGTATTACTAGAAAAAGATAGTTTTTTATATAAAATTTTTGGTAAAGAAAAAATATGGGTTAACTCTTGGCACCATCAAGCAGTGAAATCTGTTGGAAATAAATTAAAAATAATTTCTAAAGCAGAAGATGGAATAATTGAAGGTATTGAATCAACAGAGCAAATGATTTTTGGTGTTCAATGGCATCCAGAACTTTTATTTGAAAAATATCCAGAACAACTACTGATTTACAAGTATTTTATAAAAACATGCAAAAAAAATCTGAATTGA